In the Pararge aegeria chromosome 16, ilParAegt1.1, whole genome shotgun sequence genome, CATCATTCACGGCTGAAAtcatagcaaaaaaatatatatattgaatgaccttcattattaaaaattaaaaattcatttatttcaagtaggcctaatataagcacttttgaaacgtcaagtctgtctgtgtgtagtaactctaccaccggttcggaaggcagattctaccgagaaggagccgacaagaaacttagcagttgctcttttccaatatcaacaatttacattttacattttaaaattcgcATAGCTtctatagtacactatattaatatcatgtcttttatcacgtttaatgtcatctttcattcatttgtcttgtagttatccataaattatgtagttagatgtaaaataaataactaaatttataaatacaaatttgttGATATGAATTGCAACAAATAACCTTTTTACTAGAAACTTAAACTTCATAATCGCGTGTGACAACAAAGTGTAGGTATACCAACGTAGTTAATACCTACAGAACGGCATAGTAATTCCGAGAAAACTTACAACTCAAAATGTTTCTGGATTAACatctatacaacgtgtgacggaattaagaaatattgttgaaggatgcataagtgtatttcattaggaatcatcctgtaaaaatatttaaacaaaagaagcatttatttctccatacaaactaattcaaaacattctgtttacttatgacaaccctattgaagataaaagaccgccacgggcatagtacctacgctacgcgacacgtacctaataaagttgcAGTAGTCACtcggtttttattttgcatgtgatgttagggctgtatctgatttctttgagtaaaaactatggcattgCTTTACTTAAAAACAATTAGTTTCGGTTTTACGGATAAGTTTCAgaggcagtaaataatgtacctctaaagcctctgaagtattttttcggttttattatattatatatgtgaaatgagtattttttttagtacattataagGCTGGTTAGTCAACTTTCGCAGACAAAACTGCTCGGTTTGAATTCTGACTTAGTTTACAAATGCGATTATTTCAAGcggaaattttattattactgaaattgaataataaaattacattgtcattttttttgtgataatttccaaattatgggtaaaatttttgtgtttattttttttaatatacggTTAATTTAAATTGACAAAGAATATGGTATTCAGATttcaatcattattttaaaactaatatataactttaaaaccATTTTTTCAGAGATATTTGCTTTAATCGTTTATCCCTCTTTCCCTGGGGAGTCTTCAAGTAATCTTAATTATATAGCCCTtacacaatatgtttatttttacttactcaGCTTAGCAACGTCAGGTACATCGTCACTCAGATCAATCAAGGCGTCATCGTCGACTTTTTTTGctgaaatattaaaagaagCAACATTTGGTCAAACAcaccaaaaaattatattagctACTTTAACTCACCTTACAAACTAGTTTAAGCTCAAAAGTAATCTCAATTCGatagtaagtaaaaataatataagctccttaacttgaaattaaaataaaatcaatttgaaAGAAATACAAACTCGTAGAAATACCACTTTGAAAGTAGTTTGATAAGCTCAGAAGCAATCtagattttaaagttatttaagttCAAAAGGAACCTCAATTCGAAAGTAATATAAGTTCAgaagtaatttaatttgaatgtaATTTGAGCTCAAAAGAAATccttatttaaaagtaatttaagctcagttataaagtaaaagctaaaaagaaaaataatttgaaagtaATCGCAATTTGaatgtaatattaataagatCAAAAGTAATCTtaactcaaattaaaaataatattaactcaCGTGAAGTAGTACCGGGAACACCCATAGCAGCTCCCAAAATGGCAGACGGGGTTGCACCGCCCGTTGCGGCGATCCTGAACGCCATAAAATACAGTTGATATATTTACATTGCCTTCCTCACattgagagaggcctttagtccatcgATGGACTGTAATAAGCTGTAAATGAGGACTACGAATGGAAATTTTTAAATGCTCACCTGTTGTTGAGGAAGCGCGAATGACGTAACAGCAAGTTATGAAGGCGGTCGTTGATGAGCAGCAGGTCTGCGGTGAGGGGCGATTCGCCCGCCAACCGCGCCACTAGGTCCGCCACACGACTCTGCATGGCTTTCAGTGTATCTGCTAGCTCCTATATCAATAGAGTCGCATCGTTAGTATTTTAGTGGGATACCCTCTGGGAATATTTATCTTCTGAATAATAAGAAGTCCTTCTAGGTCAGTAAGGACTAAACCTGGGTGTCATTCTAACTTAAGAGTTTTAAGTTAAGaccctattataatgttaaggactattttattagttattaatttactttactgAGAGATGAAAAATAATTACGCGGCTCAGTTtgatgtgggctcttcttagaccagggcgcgtttggaaccctcgtagctttaggtttaagttggcaaacgaagttatcaccatccccatacaattatgtaaacatatatgtatcaacgcttcataagtgcctgaagaaatttggaattataatttgaatttgacaactCAGCTTTGAGGTACAACTCGTGTCAGTTTAAAAAACTCCCATATCAGTTAATTGACGCAATCAGCACGAGCGACTAACGTCCCGTGTCCCGCACATTATTTAACTCACTTTGAACAGAGCTGGTGAAACAGGACTTCTTTATACCTATTACTAGGAATGTAGGTCGTTGAAGAGTTAACATAAATGAGGTCAGTATACTCACGTTTAGCAGTTCAATATCGGTGTCGTGGTGCTGGGTGTAGGGTTGAGCTGTAAGCTCGTTGAGCATGTCATTCATAACCGACATGTTGCCCTCCACAACCGACAGGTCAGCGCGGAGCTTGCTTGTCTGACTGTCAGAAAGTGTCACCTGTATGTGAATAAGAAGTTTAgagttttgaaatgaaaatttatttgttcacataaaacaatagcagatgtAGGTGAACTGTTCTGTTAAGTTaaaaaacctgtgccagaagtTCCCGATCTTCCATTAGAaaagacatttttatttcaatttatttatataatacatttatttatttctgacaTGCGAGTAAAACATGCAGTCAATCGCACTCagattatgttatgtgtacgtgcatgtgtgtaagtgtgtgtgtgtgttttgattattttttgttttataatcgTAAAACTTTAATTGGTATATATTAAGTGCTATATTAATTCTGTTATATATAAGActgaatgtttttaaaattgtttattagcaAAGGCCGTTTTAGTGTTTACTGAAGGGATAACAGTTTTATTAGTTCTTTTATTAAGAATACTTCGATCAATACGCAGAGTTAAGAACTTGTTAGGCTGAAAACAATCTGGCTTCTAGACACCACAACTGCTCTGCGgaaagtcattaaaatatatgtgaAGAAAGCATGGATATGTTCAATGTCTGGTTTTttgtctatatataataagtaggtaatttatgtatatttagttcaattatcttattatctactcataacacaagctacgcttactctggggctaaatggcgatgtgtcaATTgtcgttatatatattttatttattgactaaGCGGACTACTATACCCGATAGGCTTCAGAAACGCCTTCGATACAGTTGACCATGGTAAGTTGTCATCTCATAAAAGTTTATCCGACAAAGCTtagcaaagtttttattaataataaactcgGGAAAGCCGACAGACCATCTTCGGGCGGAATTATTCGGACCTATGCGAATTGGCGGATGGTGTATCTAAAGGTGGCATCTTATCTCCGTTATTTTTTCACTATTTATTGTAGTAGTAGATTAAATGAAAAACTGACGAAATATGATGACGAAAGAGTTATTTTCGATCCGTAATTATTTGTAAGAATTTGTACATTTCGAAACAAAGTATATATccaattaaagttaaatttttgcatAGAAACTATAAGTATTTCGCGAATTATATAGACGCGAATTATATAGACGCGAATATTTTAGCcgttctttgttactgtcatcatgcctattcgTGACCCCGACGTGATAGCACATATACAATTTTCGTGTTAGAGATCGCCAACAACAATTCACTTACCGCACCAGCAATTTGTTCCTGCGATGGGCGACTAGGCGAAGTCTGCGGGACAGCACCTCGCTGGGGAGATCCCACTATGGCATCGCCACCATCGGGTAcgctctattaaaaaaaaaaaaatccggtcTATTATCACTGACacgcagtggcatgcatagagggtatgcacagggtatgcagattatacaaaatacgagtacgagttataaatacttaagggtaggctttttattactcttacaatgcatattcttaagttttttataagtggatattttcttcattttatctCATCTGCACACCGGGCTCTCCTCTCAAAATTCGAAGGGTTTAGGGCTTATAGTATAGATATGAGAGTTAACGCGCTTTTGAGGAtgttatggacaactctcaggcatgcgatttcctcacaatgctttctttcactgttaaagcaagtgatattttaatagcttaataaaaagttagaggtgtatgTCGGATAGCCAGCTCTCACCACCTAGGCTACCAGGTCTTCAGACAAGTGTAGATACAAAGaacgataataaaaaaaatatactcacTCGCTGCGGTGTAAAAATAGGCGCCATCGCGTCAAGATCCGTCATCGGAAACTCGACACCTTTGGTACGCAACTCGGTGTACACTTGACTGACGCCctacatacaaatattatgattaaagcgtatggaaaaatcctattataacatcaAGCATTTCATCCATAGCTATACTAtctttatatttgacggcctaTAGGCGCAGTAGGCAATgtccctgccttctgagtccagccgtggggtcgattcccacgactggaaaatgtttgtgtgatcaacatgaatgtttttcagtgtctgggtgtttatatgtatattatattagttatgtatattattcacaaaaattttaatcagtcatcttattactcataacacaagctacgcttactttggggctagatggcgatgtgtgcattttcgaagtatatatatatttctactgtacgtgtgtatgtcactgtaCTCCTAAGCGGTTGGattgatttgaatgattttttggtatgcttatatggtttagattcacaaatcagcccgacagatggcgctgcagaCAGTAtcgagttttataaatttaaaatgcatataaaaatttcggaaccgacaggatttgaacctgcgactctcgggcaatcgcggcctgagcgctttcaccaattaagctacggctctcctaccgtcgatgccgaaattagtatatgcctttcacatcagtatTATGGCGActgtagatcgaaactgcaacgtttcctactagatgacgctaggCCTAGGGCGGTCAGATATTAAGGGCGACAAatcgtgcaaaaaaaaaacactgatggGAAATTTTACTGGACAATTAATTATCTAGTCTATAACGATGTTGCTGAGAAACTAAAAGCCTAGGACGCCCGCCCGGCCGACGATGGATAGCCCATCTATCGAAGATGGCGATAGagtatacatacgagtataatgTACCCccgaagcctgtgaagtattagctcggttttcatttacacgttgtatatactaCATCTAGGAGCATGTGAGCATGCAAAATCacgtgattgcagtcaagggctaaattgtagtggtgGTAAAACACCATTTCGATATAGAAATTTGGAAGGGTGTAAGCGTTTTTATGGCAGTAGGCTTATGCTTGCAAAAGTACTTAGATTTTCACATattgtatatcattcataattaaataacagtATGCCTAGGATATAGGatagtatttagattttctctttttgttttatgtaattCATGATAACGGTTCATGTAACATTGCATTGTAATTTAAAGCGTAAAAATTATACTGTAAAGTTTGTAAAGAACAATAGGAGATTGcaaaaacattcattattttagATTGTACaaccattaaataaacattgtatTTGTGTTTTAATGTATTGGCTTAGGTAAGGTTCTCCTGAAACCTAATTTATGTACGCTGTGACTTTTTTTTGTCTAATTCagtattaagaaataaattaagaaagttAAATTAATAGTGTCGGCCAACTGGAGCAGTGGGCGGCGGCCCTGCtactgagtccatggccgtgggttctatgCCCGCAACTACAAACTACAACTATGGataatggttgtgtgatgaacatgaatgtgtttcagtgtctgggtgtttatctgtgtattataagtattcatcatgcacatcatcatatcaacctattaccggcaaACTAcattgcacgggtctcctcccacaatgaggaggggttaaggccgtagtccaccacgctggcccagtgcgaattcgtggactccacacacctttgagaacattacggagaactctcgggcatgcaggtttcctcacgatgtttcccttcaccttGAAGCACATAActttttagaaaagttagaggtgctgggattcgaactcgtccccgtGAAAgtgtcgaagtcctacccacttgcTGATAGCCgctttgtaaacatatatgcaGCGGCGTGTACagggtcttcggccagggtatgcataaagcagtaacatggcataaaatagaaaaatccccctccaatacgagctatataaaataatttgggtaggtagttcttttgtgcatgtatgacggccgtgtggcgcagtgggcagcaaccctgctttctgagtcctaggtcgtgggttcgattaccacaactggaaaatgtttatctttatattataagtatttatgtgtattatattcataaaaaaatattcatcagctatcttagtacccataacacaatctacgcttactttggggctagatgtgtgtattgtcgtagtatatttatttatttatttatttattattattataatgtatagaGTGCATGTCAGTGCACAGATGGAGATTTATGTATATACTGTATATATAACGTATTGTCACAAAAAATGGTAATATTCTCATTGTAgggcttttaatttaaatacatcaAGCTTTACCAGTTGTCTTGTATGCGGAGAAAAAGTGGCTATTCAGTTAAGACCTGTTTTATGTGTCTAATCTAAAATCtgtctaaataaaataagtaaaattaataggTCTCTTACTCACCTGCAAATCAGGTTGATTCTGGAATGCATCAGCCCAGCACTGAATAAGACTGAGCACCTTCTCTTGAATCACTGTCGGTGGGTCATTTTTGGGGCCAATAAGTTTAACCTGAAATTTAATCgttacttattaatataataaatgcaataatGAGTTTGTTTGTCTATTTTTCGTTCCTTAACATCCTAACTAGGCAACCAATGAAATTGATTTTCAGCATAGAGTTAGCTTAAAGGACAGAAAGTaccataggctacttttctACTCTCAGGAAATAAAACAGTTCCTACAGGATTTGCTAAAAACTTTACGAAACGCGAAGGACACAGACAATACCTAGTATACCAAAACAATGAAActccaaattttattttttgataattaattaaataatatgtctTGCAATCTAGTGAGTTATCacatttaataactttaaacttaaagctTTGTTAATGCTACAGGCAGGGTAGGATAGGTCCTTAATGCACCCTTGTGAAAAAGTATATAAGGAAATTTATTCATGGGCACAGGAGTTTAAAAATTTTGGCTAGGGGACTCATTTGctactttctttatttttcaatatagcGGCAACTAATAGCCTGTCTTAATTCCAATCAGTAGACCAATCATGcagttttaatagaaaaaaaaatcggccCTCTCTGGGTTACACAGGGATAATTATTGTTGAATTgactgaagttttttttaaaaaaaaaaaaaaaaatttagaacgaCGATCTTCGAAAAAATAACGATGTTATACAAAATACGCGATTATTTCATAGAAGCAatcatgttaaattttttttttatttattttttaaaaaaattcaattaaaaacaaatattttgaaaaaaaaaaattacccgaaAGGTCAATTTTTGAGAGAGTTATggctatttgaaaataaaagagccattttttttaaagcttcatAACTTTATTTGGGTTggataaatgaatttaaaaaaattctgaaaAACGTCTTTCATCAAgtagaaaaagataaaaaaaaatcagcaaaATCTAAAGGGGTAAGGTTCAAAAGTGGTCGATTTGGCATAGCATAAACAACCTGTGTGAAGTTAATTAGTATATATAACTagttactttaatatataaaaacaattttgagtATTTCCATAATTTGGACTTACCCAAACTACCTCTTAAGGTTTTTGTATtgttctgtatgttttgataGAATCAGCCTACCAACCTTTTCATTCGAATATACTAGACTATATATTAGACCATACATACTATTTAGACGCAGTTAtatgaaattcataaattgctacagcattttttttagaacttgaAAGTGCAAAGAATTATAGAGATGATGGCcataactacatttgtaaacttaaaactaaagctaatattaaattcacactTGGCTAATAATGTTTATTCTAACAAGACGCTAGTAGTAATGTTCATTCATATTACATTGGCTTAGATTCTAAATGTTTAGGCACCTATTAGTCTTCACAATCAATCAAGGTAATGTGAAGCCACTGAACTGAATCAATTTagagataaaaaacaaataatcagTCAAGCATACTTTTATCATTAGTAGTGACTTTGAAACACTGTCTTAAACTGAGCATACAATAATATGTGTTGTATTCATACATGAGacacaaatgaaatgaaatgttatAAGCGAGTTTCACTTGAGCATCCTTACtggatgttgacttcacaacaATGGCTAAGCAACTAACTTTTAGATTTAGTGTCAGGAGGAAATGGACATAGGTTTGAAGAATAATGAAGTTATATATTTCAACCTAGAGATTTTATAACTCtcaagcattattattttaatttattatttattaatcttttaaaaaaactaaacaagtCAAATTTCCACATAAATGTACACAGTATGCTTTTACTGTACACTATGATAACTAATAAACAATGCAGACCTATACTTAGGCAAATTAACCGCATCACAACATTCATGCATTATAACATCGCATTGGTACCACACAGGTTGCTACAAAAATATGTTCAGTATACATCATAGATGTTCAGCCTAGaacatatctatattataaatgccaaccaaccctttctgagtccaaggctttgggtttgattcccacaactggaaattgtttgtgtgatgaacatgaatggtcttcagtgtctgagtatttatctgtatagtataagaatttatgtataatattctatATTTGTGTAAATAGTCATCAGGTGACTTAGTATGCATAGTAcaaagctacacttacttttgggtagtatattaaattatttattactaaatgcTAAAGTTTGCATGTATTTTTGTTACTAATTAAACCAGTAGGGCCAAATGgatcttcatgaaatttagcacagataTAGATCATAGTCTAAAATAGTGCATATGCTACTTCTAATCCCTAGATATTTATGGGgatagatttaatttttgttttagacaAAGCCATAAAGCAACATGTTTTTTGCATAGTGGTAGTTCAGTGGTCAGAGAATAATAAAGgccttcaaataaatattactatgtGAAGAAGTTATGAGCAACAACTAGTGCTTTAAACAtacaatattaagaaaaaaaaatcaaagcaaaaatatttatttgatatgtACAGTAAACTtcagaaattgtttatttatgtaggcctatcacaaaTACTTATAAGCATGATATTAAGATATTACTACAGGTTTAAAGTTCCTAAGGATATTAAGATGGGTGGATGTATAGAACACAAACATGCTTAAATTgcatatgatattaaaaacacAGATATTATGTAGTAGATTATGACATAGGTTCCTTTTATTCTAGAAGTAACATAAAACTGCATAGGAAATCAGATATTCCAGTTGGACAAATATGGTAGTAAAATTACTTACCAgttcattaataaattctttattgcagaCTAGGACGTGAAAAACCCTTCCACAGTTCTTGACACAGGTTTCAAGCACAGTCAGCGTATACATTACTACAGTATAGTTTTTTCCTGCACTTTGATTGAATCTTTTTCTTATTGCCTTTACGGCATCCTTTGGACCGTCAGTGCTTGTATTGATAATATCACATATTTCCATGTTAAGGGCCCAATTTTCCGACGGTAGCGATCCATCTGTAGCTTGCTCTGGAACATTTAACGTACGTAGTAGGTAGTTATGAACATGGGAGTCAACCCCATTAACACCAATTAAAACTGTTTCTCACTAGATTCCGTATTatgtagatataatatatttaatcatgGAATAACAAACGAACTGTTTGATCAAGACAAAGAGAAATTGTTACTTCATAATGCGCAACAAAACGAAAGGCAATTTTGGGTCATAGGATTGaaaaatttatgtaatatattcagtacaatgatttatttttacctattttctGACCAACCGGTGTAGCAAAAGGATTCCCTACTCCGAAAAACGACATTTTTATAACGCaatcctataaataaataaataatttcaatttcaccGATTTCACTTGTCACCCGAGTAgacgtaaaaatattttaatctgtctGCTTCTTTCAAGTTTCTCACAAGGTTGacaaagtcaactgtcaaatgtGCAAAATAGATAACAAGTTTCATTTTACGCAGaagtataattatatttataaaatggatTCACAATATTCGAATACAAATAGTTATGATTTATACGCAGAATTAAAAAAGCCAAAATAacgtaattgaaaaaaaattatgatagttGTTTAAAGTATCATAAAGTAAACTATCAGAATTACTTGTCTTACTGGCTGGTTACTAGTAGTATGAGATTTGTAAGAACTCTGAACCTCTGCAATTATTTCAGAAATAAGGTTGCTGAATTAATTGCTCATATTACCATGACAAATAACAAGTTAATTTATCATAGCAACTGTCAAGCAACAAGCTAATACTAAGATCTAatctgagttttttttaaataaaattaaactttatttaataacaatggCTGAAAATAAATCCTTAAATAGTCTTATAATCCACCCGGATATAGAACCAGGCGTAATAGACAATGAAATGCTTACACGCTGCATATTGGAGTATGGTAACAACTAATGATTTTTagcttattattgtttaatttcttGCAGTCATCGTTAGTTATTTTTCGCACTTTACAATGGTAATTCCtaactattttaatatcttGAGCAAGCTTCTTCACTTGCTCACTATATTATGAATAGTAAAACTTCCTCCATAAACATAGAACTAACTACCTTTATATTTCGTATGTCGAAAGCCAACGAAGGGATGCCAATGG is a window encoding:
- the LOC120630250 gene encoding TOM1-like protein 2 isoform X1 — its product is MSFFGVGNPFATPVGQKIEQATDGSLPSENWALNMEICDIINTSTDGPKDAVKAIRKRFNQSAGKNYTVVMYTLTVLETCVKNCGRVFHVLVCNKEFINELVKLIGPKNDPPTVIQEKVLSLIQCWADAFQNQPDLQGVSQVYTELRTKGVEFPMTDLDAMAPIFTPQRSVPDGGDAIVGSPQRGAVPQTSPSRPSQEQIAGAVTLSDSQTSKLRADLSVVEGNMSVMNDMLNELTAQPYTQHHDTDIELLNELADTLKAMQSRVADLVARLAGESPLTADLLLINDRLHNLLLRHSRFLNNRIAATGGATPSAILGAAMGVPGTTSPKKVDDDALIDLSDDVPDVAKLTVNDEQTDKSPSSSKDEFDMFAQSRNVTYETSKTGGSSYADNTEEQPNSGLAAATSMRATGGTPLPTGMDPREFDEISAWLEQEKQAASEANGAQESVTSSDFDKFLAERAAAAENLPNANENRAQNSSTPRHRQIKKDEDTMFAL
- the LOC120630250 gene encoding TOM1-like protein 2 isoform X2 encodes the protein MSFFGVGNPFATPVGQKIEQATDGSLPSENWALNMEICDIINTSTDGPKDAVKAIRKRFNQSAGKNYTVVMYTLTVLETCVKNCGRVFHVLVCNKEFINELVKLIGPKNDPPTVIQEKVLSLIQCWADAFQNQPDLQGVSQVYTELRTKGVEFPMTDLDAMAPIFTPQRSVPDGGDAIVGSPQRGAVPQTSPSRPSQEQIAGAVTLSDSQTSKLRADLSVVEGNMSVMNDMLNELTAQPYTQHHDTDIELLNELADTLKAMQSRVADLVARLAGESPLTADLLLINDRLHNLLLRHSRFLNNRIAATGGATPSAILGAAMGVPGTTSPKKVDDDALIDLSDDVPDVAKLTVNDEQTDKSPSSSKDEFDMFAQSRNVTYETSKTGGSSYADNTEEQPNSGLAAATSMRATGGTPLQAASEANGAQESVTSSDFDKFLAERAAAAENLPNANENRAQNSSTPRHRQIKKDEDTMFAL